In Pseudoalteromonas xiamenensis, the following are encoded in one genomic region:
- a CDS encoding 2,3,4,5-tetrahydropyridine-2,6-dicarboxylate N-succinyltransferase, with protein sequence MSWLDLLNDLEQGKVRAATQDANGQWHANVEVKQGILEAFRHGVNTEYPGGFVDKDNLAPRGFASEQGVRMVPGGSSVRRGAYVASGTIIMSPAYINIGAYVDSGTMVDSHALVGSCAQIGKNVHLSVAVQVGGVLEPVGASPVVVEDGAFIGAGCVLVEGVVVKKNAVLAPGVRLSASIPVFDCVNERMLDKGEAIPENAIVIPGSRPVSSEWGQAQGLSMSCALIVKYRDEQSDASLLLEEVLR encoded by the coding sequence ATGAGCTGGTTAGATTTATTAAACGATTTAGAACAAGGCAAAGTACGTGCAGCAACTCAAGATGCAAACGGTCAATGGCACGCGAACGTCGAAGTCAAACAAGGCATTCTTGAAGCATTTCGTCATGGCGTAAACACAGAATATCCGGGTGGTTTTGTTGATAAAGATAATTTAGCACCGCGTGGCTTCGCTAGTGAGCAAGGCGTACGTATGGTTCCAGGTGGGAGCAGTGTACGTCGTGGCGCATACGTCGCATCGGGCACCATCATCATGTCACCAGCCTACATCAACATCGGTGCTTATGTGGATTCTGGCACTATGGTTGATAGCCATGCCTTGGTGGGATCATGTGCTCAAATTGGTAAGAATGTCCATCTTAGCGTCGCGGTGCAAGTCGGTGGCGTCTTGGAGCCAGTGGGGGCAAGCCCAGTGGTGGTGGAAGATGGCGCTTTCATCGGTGCAGGCTGTGTATTAGTCGAAGGGGTGGTCGTGAAGAAAAATGCGGTACTCGCGCCTGGCGTACGTTTATCAGCATCAATTCCCGTTTTCGACTGTGTAAATGAACGCATGCTAGATAAAGGCGAAGCGATCCCTGAAAACGCGATAGTGATCCCTGGATCACGTCCAGTATCAAGCGAATGGGGTCAAGCACAGGGGCTTAGCATGTCGTGCGCACTGATTGTTAAATACCGCGATGAACAATCTGATGCATCGTTGTTACTTGAAGAGGTGCTGCGTTAA
- a CDS encoding TraB/GumN family protein — protein MSFLRLLRPIFLLCIFCFSAVSFAEPGLWQIKKNNHTSYLFGTIHVGDSSMSALPDSVIEALEKSNAVVVELDTTTLTPEYLQTHIYPLMTLPNSTSLSQRLKPELYQKLAKALLENGLSITQFKHIKPWAISINLTAMSYQRAGYLSSFGADMQVLGFAKKKQLEIIELESAKEQFGFFDQIDHDSNYLLSETLKSMEDAATYIHPLVSAWKAGDINKLTDYYHLSFDGSPLSQAAEKVILKDRNARWTTTLVPLLEERSLFIAVGALHLPTEHGLIALFKKNGFEVKKIN, from the coding sequence ATGTCATTTTTGCGTTTACTACGCCCCATTTTTCTCCTCTGCATTTTTTGCTTTTCGGCTGTCTCTTTTGCTGAACCTGGCCTTTGGCAAATTAAAAAAAACAACCATACATCGTATCTTTTCGGTACGATCCATGTGGGCGATAGTAGTATGTCAGCTTTGCCGGATTCGGTTATTGAGGCATTGGAAAAATCAAACGCCGTGGTAGTTGAACTGGATACAACCACCCTCACCCCCGAATACCTGCAAACTCATATTTACCCGTTAATGACGCTGCCAAATTCCACATCGCTCAGTCAACGCTTAAAACCAGAGCTTTACCAAAAACTTGCAAAAGCATTACTGGAAAATGGTCTGTCGATAACCCAGTTCAAACACATTAAACCTTGGGCCATTTCGATTAACTTAACGGCCATGAGCTATCAACGAGCTGGATACCTTTCAAGTTTTGGAGCAGATATGCAGGTACTTGGTTTTGCAAAGAAAAAGCAGCTTGAGATCATCGAGCTTGAATCGGCTAAAGAGCAATTTGGCTTCTTTGACCAAATAGACCACGATAGCAACTACCTCCTTAGCGAAACACTTAAATCAATGGAAGACGCGGCCACTTACATACACCCTCTTGTCAGTGCGTGGAAAGCGGGCGACATAAACAAACTAACTGACTACTACCACTTGTCTTTTGATGGCTCACCACTCAGTCAAGCTGCGGAGAAAGTGATTCTTAAGGACCGAAATGCTCGTTGGACTACCACGCTTGTTCCGCTACTAGAAGAACGTTCCTTGTTCATCGCCGTTGGTGCGTTGCATCTGCCTACAGAACATGGACTTATCGCACTATTCAAAAAAAATGGCTTCGAAGTAAAAAAAATTAACTAA
- a CDS encoding PLP-dependent decarboxylase, which produces MTFLSAPVRETLVSLCHEQETPFFVYDLDRLSQHLQLLTKQDIVKLWYAVKANPLSEIIKCLDQAGFDFDVASSGELEQVIAQGVDATRVLNTGPAKSKRQIQHFLKRGVTTFVAESINQVRWLQEAAVDHHVNLRVLLRVQLRWPEGEKNPLGGDTLTPFGLGVEEWQHLNLKDYSHLNFVGLHIFQWGNMLSTDKLASLWQAMVGPLQQLSHRLGMQLDVLDLGGGLGIPYTSDAEHLDWQVLLTALDNIKDAIGVKELWMELGRYAVGECGYYANPVVEQKTNYGVKQLIVSGGVNHLLRPAVTGQAFPCERLRQDDTSFAQFAIHGPLCTALDSLGSHSLPDNTDETDWLVFSQCGAYGFTESMPYFLCHELPAEYVIQQGKVQCVRQAESAQYYLR; this is translated from the coding sequence ATGACGTTCTTGAGTGCGCCTGTTCGCGAAACGTTAGTCTCTCTGTGCCATGAACAAGAAACACCCTTTTTTGTTTATGATCTGGATAGGCTGAGCCAGCATCTTCAATTGCTGACGAAACAAGACATCGTTAAGTTATGGTATGCCGTTAAAGCGAATCCACTGTCTGAAATCATCAAATGTCTGGATCAAGCGGGGTTTGATTTTGATGTTGCAAGCAGCGGTGAGCTAGAGCAGGTCATTGCACAGGGTGTCGACGCGACTCGCGTACTCAACACGGGACCGGCTAAATCAAAACGCCAAATCCAACACTTTCTTAAACGTGGTGTGACCACGTTTGTTGCTGAAAGTATCAATCAAGTGCGCTGGTTACAAGAAGCAGCTGTTGATCACCATGTGAACTTACGTGTTTTACTGCGTGTTCAGTTACGCTGGCCTGAAGGCGAAAAAAATCCTCTTGGCGGGGATACACTCACCCCTTTTGGTTTGGGTGTTGAAGAATGGCAACATTTGAACCTTAAAGACTACTCTCACTTGAATTTTGTTGGTCTCCATATTTTTCAATGGGGCAACATGCTCTCGACGGATAAACTCGCTTCACTTTGGCAAGCAATGGTGGGGCCATTGCAACAATTGTCACACCGTTTAGGCATGCAACTCGACGTGCTTGATTTGGGCGGCGGATTGGGGATCCCCTATACTTCTGACGCTGAACACCTTGATTGGCAAGTACTCTTAACTGCTCTTGATAACATAAAAGACGCTATTGGTGTTAAAGAGTTATGGATGGAATTGGGTCGCTATGCTGTCGGTGAATGTGGATATTACGCTAACCCTGTGGTTGAGCAAAAAACCAATTACGGCGTAAAACAACTCATCGTCTCTGGCGGTGTAAATCATTTACTGCGCCCAGCAGTGACGGGACAGGCATTTCCGTGCGAACGCCTTCGTCAAGACGATACATCATTCGCCCAATTCGCCATTCATGGACCACTTTGTACTGCACTGGATAGCCTTGGAAGCCATTCGCTTCCTGACAACACTGACGAAACCGATTGGCTTGTTTTCAGCCAATGTGGTGCCTATGGCTTTACCGAAAGCATGCCCTACTTTCTGTGCCATGAGTTGCCCGCTGAATATGTGATTCAGCAAGGAAAGGTGCAGTGTGTTCGTCAGGCTGAGTCAGCCCAATACTATTTGAGATAA
- a CDS encoding succinylglutamate desuccinylase/aspartoacylase family protein: MLNSITQENIKVGEIANGLPLTIPVYRLKGSGAGPSVYIQANMHGAEVQGNAVIYQLLELLKHTPLNGDITLVPYANPIGCNQKSGEFTLGRFDPITGTNWNRMYHDHTDLIPEFVEAHQNLDDSALKAAFKSTLLEQTHALLDGDAYRLTTGKRIALNLQALAHQADLVLDLHTGPISAKHLYCPMYARESARYFDIQNVLLIPEGFGGAMDEASFCPWWQLSQTLAQRNREFPIMVEAFTVELGSQEKIDLEEAKQDAKSILNYLNHKKVIDSNEYQPNQMTRYACYLKDYLAYYAPMGGMVEYTAPLGEPISAGTTIAKILRMEQYLSEQPLHEITLPVDAIPILHFASASVNQGTELYKFFTHYFEL, from the coding sequence ATGTTGAATTCGATTACTCAAGAAAACATCAAAGTCGGTGAAATAGCCAATGGTCTTCCTCTGACTATTCCCGTGTATCGACTCAAAGGCTCTGGGGCTGGTCCATCGGTCTATATTCAAGCCAACATGCACGGTGCCGAAGTACAGGGTAATGCGGTGATTTACCAGTTGCTTGAACTGCTAAAGCACACTCCATTGAATGGTGATATTACGCTGGTCCCTTATGCCAACCCTATTGGCTGTAATCAAAAATCCGGGGAGTTTACGCTTGGTCGCTTCGATCCGATCACTGGCACTAATTGGAATCGAATGTACCATGATCACACCGATTTAATTCCAGAATTTGTTGAAGCTCATCAGAATCTTGATGACAGTGCGTTAAAAGCGGCATTTAAATCAACGTTGTTAGAGCAAACCCATGCTTTACTTGATGGCGATGCTTATCGTCTCACAACGGGCAAGCGGATCGCACTCAATCTGCAGGCACTGGCTCACCAAGCTGACTTAGTGTTGGACCTTCATACTGGTCCCATTTCGGCAAAACACCTTTATTGTCCGATGTACGCCAGAGAAAGTGCCCGTTATTTTGATATTCAAAATGTTCTCCTTATCCCTGAAGGATTCGGCGGCGCGATGGATGAAGCCAGCTTCTGTCCGTGGTGGCAATTATCTCAAACGCTCGCTCAACGAAATCGTGAATTCCCAATCATGGTCGAAGCATTTACGGTTGAACTTGGCTCACAAGAGAAGATTGATCTCGAAGAAGCCAAACAAGACGCCAAAAGCATCTTAAACTATTTGAATCACAAGAAGGTGATCGATTCGAATGAGTATCAGCCAAATCAAATGACTCGTTACGCATGTTATTTAAAGGACTACTTGGCTTACTACGCGCCAATGGGTGGCATGGTGGAATACACCGCCCCGCTCGGCGAGCCAATCTCAGCAGGGACCACTATCGCTAAGATCCTGCGTATGGAGCAGTACCTGAGTGAACAGCCGCTTCATGAGATTACCTTACCGGTTGATGCAATTCCGATTCTTCATTTTGCTTCTGCAAGCGTCAATCAGGGTACCGAACTTTATAAATTTTTTACTCATTATTTTGAGCTGTAA